The Misgurnus anguillicaudatus chromosome 15, ASM2758022v2, whole genome shotgun sequence genome has a window encoding:
- the LOC141349760 gene encoding uncharacterized protein: MVNSCMVQGCSVRGRKGQQVSFHYLPKDTERCKQWLRVINHPYYRYSEHTPAEYLTKLKVCSLHFKKEDFQLNVLGMKRVALLDIPSVFTLPEDDEQPGPSGLSSAKRIRLETETASDAALLSSSSEDDEQPITTSTPVKQPTPVQAAQFLPSTPGALDTSASSIEVGFIEESYQLESTITPTSSSSSSEDEGGKDWHEKKVIVNESSLMSLFKFCQMCGKPISSKDIFDNGAQRKVKWTCLGGHSGTWTSSPDVRGMPQVNLLSAAAVLFKGGTYTELSDWCTTMSIQMISQTTFYTIQNAYLHPAIENLYEERRNEVLARVYLEQEDGKRPHLAGDGRCDSPGFNAKYCHYTFMLDDTKEIIHTELVQGRCI, encoded by the exons ATGGTGAATTCTTGCATGGTACAGGGATGTTCAGTCAGAGGACGGAAAGGGCAACAAGTAAGTTTTCATTATCTACCGAAAGATACGGAGCGATGCAAACAGTGGCTCAGGGTGATAAATCATCCGTACTACCGGTACTCGGAACACACACCCGCGGAATATTTGACAAAACTAAAGGTTTGCAGTCTTCATTTCAAAAAAGAAGACTTCCAATTAAATGTCTTGGGAATGAAGAGAGTCGCTCTTTTGGACATTCCGTCGGTGTTTACCTTACCAGAAGACGATGAACAACCGGGGCCATCTGGACTTAGCAGCGCGAAACGCATTCGCTTGGAG ACTGAAACTGCGTCTGATGCTGCTTTGCTATCGTCGTCGTCGGAAGATGATGAACAACCGATTACAACATCAACACCTGTCAAGCAACCTACCCCTGTCCAAGCAGCACAGTTT TTGCCAAGTACACCTGGTGCCCTCGACACAAGTGCCAGCAGCATTGAAGTTGGTTTCATCGAAGAAAGCTATCAGCTTGAGTCGACCATTACCCCCACATCATCATCTTCGTCATCAGAAGATGAAGGTGGAAAAGACTGGCATGAGAAGAAGGTTATTGTCAATGAATCTAGcctaatgtcactatttaaatTCTGCCAGATGTGTGGGAAACCAATTTCTTCGAAAGACATCTTTGATAATGGGGCACAGAGAAAAGTAAAATGGACTTGTCTTGGGGGCCATTCGGGGACTTGGACATCTTCACCTGATGTTAGAGGAATGCCACAGGTGAATCTCCTTTCTGCAGCAGCTGTTTTGTTCAAGGGTGGAACATATACGGAACTGTCAGACTGGTGCACAACCATGAGCATCCAAATGATTTCACAAACGACATTTTACACCATTCAAAACGCATACTTGCATCCCGCTATTGAGAACTTGTATGAGGAGAGAAGAAATGAAGTTTTGGCAAGAGTTTATTTGGAACAGGAGGATGGGAAGCGCCCACACTTGGCGGGCGATGGCCGATGTGACTCGCCAGGTTTCAATGCAAAATATTGTCACTACACATTTATGCTAGACGATACAAAGGAGATAATCCACACGGAGCTGGTGCAGGGAAGAtgcatataa